One Desertibacillus haloalkaliphilus DNA window includes the following coding sequences:
- a CDS encoding zinc metallopeptidase, which produces MSLGAFIVYFVLLLIIPIWAQSRVKSAYRKYSQVPSSSGMTGAQVARKILDDNGLFNVAVEEVRGQLTDHYDPRSKVVRLSTDNYHGHSVAGAAVAAHEVGHAIQDAEDYAFLRFRHALVPLANFGSNFSFFLILAGIIFSMSGALLLGIIFMSFAVLFQLVTLPVEFDASNRAMQQVVSVGVIRNDEERETRKVLNAAALTYVAAALVALLELVRFILMYIGMNDD; this is translated from the coding sequence ATGTCACTCGGAGCTTTTATTGTATATTTCGTCCTGCTATTGATCATTCCAATTTGGGCACAAAGTAGAGTGAAGAGTGCGTATCGGAAGTACTCGCAAGTTCCATCTTCATCAGGAATGACAGGAGCACAAGTTGCACGTAAAATATTAGATGATAACGGATTATTTAACGTAGCAGTCGAAGAAGTTCGTGGCCAGTTAACGGATCATTATGATCCACGCTCAAAGGTTGTTCGTCTATCTACGGATAACTACCATGGGCACTCTGTGGCCGGAGCAGCAGTGGCGGCGCATGAAGTCGGACATGCGATTCAAGATGCAGAGGATTATGCATTTTTACGGTTTCGTCATGCGCTAGTCCCGCTTGCTAATTTCGGCTCAAACTTCTCGTTCTTCTTGATTTTAGCCGGCATTATATTTTCAATGAGTGGTGCGCTACTTTTAGGGATTATCTTTATGTCCTTTGCAGTATTATTCCAATTAGTAACATTACCAGTTGAGTTTGATGCGTCAAATCGTGCCATGCAACAAGTCGTTTCAGTCGGTGTGATTCGGAATGATGAAGAGCGTGAAACGCGTAAAGTATTAAATGCGGCTGCTCTGACATATGTTGCGGCTGCGCTTGTAGCACTGCTAGAATTAGTCCGATTCATCTTAATGTATATTGGTATGAATGACGATTAA
- a CDS encoding YitT family protein: protein MFSTLKLKNTFFILLGSAILSFGLVYFNMENNLADGGFTGITLVLYFLFRFDPAITNLVLNIPLFFIGWRILGRNAFIYTVIGTVGVSFFLAIFQYYPIVYLPLQNDLTLAALFAGACIGSGLGIVFRYGGTTGGADILAKLGVKYLGWSMGKTLFIFDALVIASSLVYLNYREAMYTLVAVFIAAKVIDLIQQGSYSAKAAFIISEKIPDISSAILQDMDRGATIMNGKGSFTGAEREVLYCVVGRNEITRLKAIVERIDPHAFFTINDVQGVNGEGFTLDENKKPLQL from the coding sequence ATGTTTTCTACTCTCAAACTTAAGAACACCTTTTTTATTTTGTTAGGTTCTGCGATCCTATCCTTTGGTCTTGTTTATTTTAACATGGAAAATAACTTAGCGGATGGTGGTTTTACCGGGATTACATTAGTATTATACTTTCTCTTTCGCTTTGATCCAGCAATCACAAACCTAGTTTTAAACATTCCACTCTTTTTTATTGGGTGGCGGATTTTAGGTCGCAACGCCTTTATTTATACCGTCATTGGAACGGTAGGTGTTTCATTCTTTTTAGCTATCTTCCAATACTATCCAATTGTTTACCTTCCATTACAAAATGATTTGACCCTCGCCGCATTATTTGCTGGAGCTTGCATTGGCAGCGGGTTAGGCATTGTTTTTCGCTATGGGGGAACAACTGGTGGAGCAGATATACTCGCTAAACTCGGCGTAAAATACTTAGGATGGAGCATGGGAAAAACATTATTTATTTTCGACGCACTTGTTATCGCATCTTCATTGGTTTACTTAAACTACCGTGAGGCGATGTATACATTAGTAGCAGTCTTTATCGCTGCAAAAGTCATCGATCTTATCCAACAAGGCTCCTATTCAGCCAAAGCGGCCTTTATAATCTCCGAAAAAATTCCAGATATTTCAAGTGCAATCTTACAAGACATGGACCGCGGGGCAACAATCATGAATGGTAAAGGTAGCTTTACAGGTGCAGAAAGAGAAGTCCTCTATTGTGTTGTTGGTCGGAATGAAATCACTCGCTTAAAAGCGATTGTTGAGCGAATCGATCCGCATGCATTTTTCACGATCAATGACGTCCAAGGTGTTAATGGCGAGGGATTTACGCTTGATGAAAATAAAAAACCACTACAACTGTAA
- a CDS encoding nucleotide pyrophosphohydrolase: MAKRSLEEVQQEVDAYIGQFKEGYFSPLAMLARMTEELGELSREVNHYYGEKPKKESEEERTMEQELGDLFFVLVCFANSLHIDLDEAFELVMEKFKTRDKDRWTKIDGEDE; the protein is encoded by the coding sequence ATGGCGAAAAGAAGCTTAGAAGAAGTACAGCAAGAAGTTGACGCATATATCGGTCAGTTCAAGGAAGGTTACTTTAGTCCGTTAGCGATGTTAGCGCGGATGACAGAAGAGTTAGGAGAACTTTCTAGAGAAGTCAATCATTATTATGGAGAAAAGCCGAAAAAAGAATCCGAAGAAGAGCGCACGATGGAACAGGAACTAGGTGATTTATTTTTCGTGCTTGTTTGCTTTGCAAATTCATTACATATTGATTTAGATGAAGCGTTTGAACTAGTGATGGAAAAATTTAAAACGCGAGATAAGGACCGTTGGACAAAAATTGATGGAGAGGATGAATAA
- the dapB gene encoding 4-hydroxy-tetrahydrodipicolinate reductase — protein sequence MNQNKVNIVIAGPRGNMGKEAVFMVENTSEFELIAVVDSKNGGKTVGDLDGLPNHSAPIYEDMAVCFSEHECDVLIDLTTPEVGRKHMEIAFDHGVRPVVGTTGFTDDDIVQLRSTAEEKGLGAIIAPNFAIGAILMMKFSQLAAKYLSDVEIIEQHHDRKLDAPSGTAIKTAQLISEVRESKRQGHPDEKEELAGARGADFDGMHIHSVRLPGLVAHQEVIFGGIGQTLKIRHDSINRTSFMPGVKLAVETVMKIDTLVYGLENIIE from the coding sequence ATGAATCAAAATAAAGTAAACATTGTCATTGCAGGGCCACGTGGGAATATGGGGAAGGAAGCCGTTTTTATGGTGGAAAATACTTCTGAATTTGAACTTATTGCGGTAGTCGATTCAAAAAATGGTGGTAAGACTGTAGGAGACCTAGACGGATTGCCAAATCATTCGGCCCCTATTTATGAGGACATGGCAGTTTGCTTTTCTGAACATGAGTGTGATGTGTTAATTGATTTAACGACTCCTGAGGTTGGACGTAAGCATATGGAAATTGCCTTTGATCACGGGGTGCGTCCGGTCGTTGGGACAACTGGGTTTACAGATGATGATATAGTACAATTACGGTCAACGGCTGAAGAGAAAGGACTCGGAGCCATTATCGCTCCAAACTTTGCGATTGGGGCGATTTTAATGATGAAATTTTCTCAGCTTGCAGCTAAGTATTTAAGTGATGTTGAAATTATTGAGCAACATCATGATCGTAAATTAGATGCACCATCTGGTACAGCGATAAAGACAGCTCAATTAATCTCTGAAGTTCGAGAAAGCAAGCGACAAGGTCACCCGGATGAAAAAGAGGAATTAGCAGGAGCTAGAGGTGCCGACTTCGATGGTATGCATATACATAGTGTTCGACTACCTGGATTAGTTGCTCACCAAGAGGTTATCTTTGGCGGTATTGGACAAACGTTAAAGATCCGTCATGATTCAATCAATCGCACTTCATTTATGCCAGGCGTTAAGTTAGCTGTTGAAACGGTTATGAAAATCGACACATTAGTATACGGCTTAGAGAATATTATTGAGTAG
- the mgsA gene encoding methylglyoxal synthase: MNIALIAHDKKKDDIVQFAIAYEPVLKEHELYGTGTTGKRIMEATDLSIHRFLSGPLGGDQQIGALIAENAMDLILFFRDPLTAQPHEPDITALIRLCDVHGIPLATNMATAEILIKGLARGDFEWRKVVHKND, translated from the coding sequence ATGAATATAGCATTAATAGCTCATGATAAAAAGAAAGATGATATCGTCCAGTTTGCTATTGCCTATGAACCTGTGTTGAAAGAGCACGAGTTATATGGGACAGGAACGACAGGGAAGCGGATAATGGAAGCTACGGATTTATCAATTCACCGCTTTCTATCAGGACCTTTGGGTGGGGATCAACAAATTGGTGCCTTAATTGCCGAAAATGCAATGGACTTAATTCTTTTTTTTCGCGATCCCCTAACGGCACAGCCGCATGAACCTGATATCACAGCGCTAATCCGTTTATGTGATGTTCATGGCATTCCACTTGCTACAAATATGGCAACCGCAGAAATCTTGATAAAAGGACTTGCCCGTGGAGATTTTGAATGGAGAAAGGTTGTGCACAAGAATGACTAG
- the bshB1 gene encoding bacillithiol biosynthesis deacetylase BshB1, protein MTRDQFTHQQEEALDILAFGAHPDDVEIGMGGTIAKYASQGYRIAICDLTFAELSSNGTVEERQAEAAIAGEHLGIKERIQLDFPDRGLYHSKEKVDLLVDVIRSYRPKLIFTPYEVDRHPDHGQCTALIKEARFNAGIQKYHGRQNLPRHRVNEMHYYMINGFHRPDFVVDISVEMETKIQALHAYQSQFVKASNSVDTPLTNGYIASVEARERLFGAEVGVSYAEGFKSDQPPIIHQLLKGTT, encoded by the coding sequence ATGACTAGAGATCAATTCACACATCAGCAGGAGGAAGCACTTGATATCCTTGCATTTGGCGCCCACCCTGATGATGTTGAAATTGGAATGGGAGGAACAATCGCCAAGTATGCTAGTCAAGGCTATCGAATTGCGATTTGTGACTTGACCTTTGCTGAACTGTCTTCCAATGGAACTGTTGAAGAACGACAAGCAGAGGCGGCCATTGCCGGTGAGCATTTAGGGATAAAAGAGCGAATCCAACTTGATTTTCCAGATCGTGGTTTGTATCATTCGAAAGAAAAGGTTGATTTGCTGGTGGACGTGATTCGCAGCTATCGACCAAAGCTCATTTTTACACCTTATGAAGTGGATCGACACCCTGATCATGGTCAATGTACCGCACTAATTAAAGAAGCGAGATTTAATGCAGGAATTCAAAAGTATCATGGTCGACAGAACCTGCCCAGACATCGTGTTAATGAGATGCACTATTACATGATCAACGGGTTTCATCGACCGGATTTTGTTGTTGATATCTCTGTTGAAATGGAAACGAAAATACAGGCATTACATGCGTATCAAAGTCAGTTTGTTAAAGCGAGTAATAGTGTTGATACCCCTTTAACAAATGGGTATATAGCATCTGTAGAAGCACGGGAGCGGTTGTTTGGAGCGGAGGTCGGTGTTTCATATGCTGAAGGCTTCAAAAGTGATCAGCCACCAATCATTCATCAATTATTAAAGGGGACGACTTGA
- the bshA gene encoding N-acetyl-alpha-D-glucosaminyl L-malate synthase BshA, with protein MKIGITCYPTVGGSGVIATELGKLLAERGHEVHFITSSLPFRLNKVYPNIYFHEVEVNQYSVFQYPPYDLALASKMAEIAERQNLDLLHVHYAVPHAICAYLAKQMVGENLKIVTTLHGTDITILGYDPSLREMIRFGIDNSDAVTAVSDDLASETKELLHTTKEIDTVYNFVDERVYYRRDTSDLREQFSIEPDEKVLIHISNFRSVKRVPDIIKSFAIINKQVKSKLLLIGDGPEVTIACRLVKELELEDRVLFLGNQKRVAEFLSISDLLFLLSEKESFGLVALEAMACGVPVIGTSIGGIPEVVADSETGYVCEVGDIDAIAARSIEVLQDPTLQQQLSTAALVRVEELFHSNKIVEQYERIYQRTIQSN; from the coding sequence GTGAAAATAGGAATTACATGTTATCCAACGGTTGGGGGATCAGGTGTTATCGCCACTGAACTTGGGAAATTATTAGCAGAACGAGGGCATGAAGTCCATTTTATTACTTCTAGTCTTCCTTTTCGATTAAACAAGGTGTACCCTAATATTTACTTTCATGAAGTAGAAGTGAATCAATACTCGGTATTTCAATATCCGCCTTATGATTTAGCGTTGGCTAGTAAAATGGCAGAAATCGCAGAGCGACAGAACCTTGATTTGCTTCATGTTCATTATGCTGTTCCGCATGCGATTTGTGCGTATTTAGCGAAACAAATGGTTGGTGAGAACTTGAAAATTGTGACGACTTTGCATGGAACTGACATTACCATTTTAGGTTACGATCCTTCATTACGTGAAATGATCCGGTTTGGAATTGACAACTCAGACGCTGTGACAGCTGTCTCTGATGACCTAGCTAGCGAAACCAAAGAATTATTACATACGACTAAAGAGATAGATACGGTTTATAATTTCGTAGATGAACGCGTTTATTATCGACGTGATACTTCAGACTTACGTGAACAGTTCTCGATTGAGCCAGATGAAAAGGTATTGATTCATATTTCTAATTTTCGTTCGGTGAAACGTGTTCCGGATATTATAAAAAGCTTTGCAATTATTAATAAGCAAGTGAAATCTAAATTGCTACTCATTGGTGATGGACCTGAAGTAACGATTGCATGTCGGCTCGTTAAAGAATTAGAACTTGAGGATCGTGTCTTGTTTTTAGGGAACCAAAAACGAGTAGCTGAATTTCTATCAATTAGTGACTTATTGTTTTTGCTATCCGAAAAAGAAAGCTTTGGTCTTGTTGCTCTTGAAGCGATGGCCTGTGGGGTGCCTGTCATTGGTACCTCCATTGGTGGCATTCCCGAAGTTGTTGCCGATAGCGAAACAGGCTATGTTTGTGAAGTTGGGGATATTGATGCCATTGCAGCTAGGTCGATTGAGGTTTTACAAGATCCTACGTTGCAACAGCAGTTGTCAACTGCAGCTCTCGTTCGCGTAGAAGAGCTGTTTCATTCTAATAAGATTGTCGAGCAATATGAACGGATTTATCAAAGAACGATACAAAGTAACTAA
- a CDS encoding CCA tRNA nucleotidyltransferase, with protein sequence MMYAIAFEKSKPILDKLISNGFEAYIVGGAVRDYLLGVPFHDIDIVTSATVEEIQSVFKHTAPVGIRHGTVIVVEDGRSFEVTSFRGADQKTLFVDLQHRDFTINAIAMSVTQEVIDPFDGMSDLKKRIIRAVESAQERFREDPLRLLRAIRFVSERSFRMESSTFEAIKTQAHLIQTVALERSTAEFERILQGKHVHEALRLFVKTELYQSLFYTEDKKDQLIQVSRLSLGDLQTIAEYWAAFLVCLEMKQPVRLLKQLKRSNQLVSEVRTIIDTYHAYQRTGWTSLLVYDIGLRLACQTERMIAVMSNREADLKAIEKVFHQLTITDRSQLKVDGNDVITLVNRPPGPWVKQALRDIEIAIVNQELVNDREQILCWIDKGGVT encoded by the coding sequence ATGATGTATGCCATTGCATTTGAAAAGAGTAAACCTATTCTTGATAAGTTGATAAGCAATGGCTTTGAGGCCTACATTGTCGGAGGAGCTGTCCGTGATTATTTACTAGGCGTTCCATTTCATGATATTGATATTGTAACTTCTGCTACAGTAGAAGAGATTCAATCCGTTTTTAAACATACTGCCCCCGTTGGTATAAGGCATGGGACGGTTATCGTTGTTGAAGATGGGCGATCGTTTGAAGTAACATCGTTTCGCGGTGCTGATCAAAAAACATTATTTGTTGACTTGCAACATCGAGATTTTACGATCAATGCGATTGCAATGAGTGTAACGCAAGAGGTAATTGATCCCTTTGATGGTATGAGCGATTTGAAGAAACGGATCATACGTGCAGTCGAATCAGCTCAAGAACGTTTCCGTGAAGACCCTTTACGACTGCTTAGAGCGATCCGTTTTGTTAGTGAACGCTCGTTTCGTATGGAAAGTTCAACGTTTGAAGCGATTAAAACACAGGCTCATTTGATTCAGACGGTAGCCTTGGAGCGAAGTACGGCTGAGTTTGAGAGAATCCTTCAAGGCAAACATGTTCACGAAGCCCTAAGGTTATTTGTTAAGACGGAGCTTTATCAGTCGTTGTTTTATACCGAAGATAAAAAAGATCAACTCATACAGGTGAGCAGGCTGAGCTTAGGTGACTTGCAAACCATTGCGGAATACTGGGCGGCCTTTCTTGTTTGTTTAGAAATGAAACAGCCAGTGAGGCTATTAAAACAATTGAAGCGGTCTAACCAATTGGTTTCTGAAGTACGCACAATAATAGATACGTATCATGCGTATCAGCGAACTGGTTGGACGAGCTTGCTCGTGTATGATATAGGTTTAAGGTTAGCTTGTCAAACCGAGCGAATGATCGCTGTCATGAGTAATAGAGAAGCCGATCTGAAGGCAATCGAAAAAGTCTTTCATCAATTAACAATAACAGATCGTAGTCAATTAAAAGTGGATGGAAATGACGTGATAACACTCGTTAATCGCCCACCTGGTCCGTGGGTAAAACAAGCACTTCGTGATATTGAAATAGCCATCGTTAACCAAGAACTGGTTAATGATCGAGAACAAATTTTATGTTGGATCGATAAAGGAGGGGTGACATGA
- a CDS encoding biotin--[acetyl-CoA-carboxylase] ligase, with protein MRTKLLQMLIENEGQFVSGEKLSKHLGCSRTAVWKHIEELRKAGYELEAAPRRGYRITKKPNAITADEISVHLNTETIGQEIQYYETVTSTQEIAHRLAQDGAREGTVVVADEQTGGKGRLGRVWHSPIGTSISMSLILRPSIPPQQAPQLTLLAAVSVVRGIQAATGIECEIKWPNDILLDGKKVVGILTELQSEPDRVHSVIIGIGINVNHRKEQFPSEIREIATSLGIEKGEEIARADVIRSVFEEFETLYQRYLNEGFKPIKQLWESHAISLGKQIKASTVQNVLYGVATGITDDGVLLLEDEEGTVHKIYSADIELNVTKA; from the coding sequence ATGAGAACGAAACTATTACAAATGCTCATTGAAAATGAAGGTCAATTTGTATCAGGTGAAAAGCTTAGTAAGCATTTAGGGTGCTCAAGGACAGCCGTTTGGAAGCATATTGAAGAACTTCGCAAGGCTGGGTATGAATTAGAAGCTGCACCGCGCCGGGGGTATCGGATTACCAAAAAGCCCAATGCTATTACAGCTGATGAAATCAGCGTTCATTTAAACACCGAAACTATTGGTCAAGAGATTCAGTACTACGAGACCGTGACGTCAACACAAGAAATTGCTCATCGGCTTGCGCAGGATGGAGCACGTGAAGGGACAGTCGTTGTTGCTGACGAGCAAACAGGTGGCAAGGGACGTTTAGGGAGAGTATGGCATTCACCGATAGGGACAAGTATTTCGATGAGTCTCATCTTACGACCAAGTATTCCGCCCCAACAGGCACCGCAATTGACTTTACTAGCTGCCGTTAGTGTTGTTCGTGGTATACAAGCAGCGACAGGGATAGAGTGTGAAATTAAATGGCCGAATGATATTTTATTAGATGGGAAAAAGGTGGTTGGCATCTTAACAGAGTTGCAATCTGAACCAGACCGAGTTCATTCCGTTATTATTGGAATAGGGATTAATGTTAACCATCGCAAGGAGCAGTTTCCGTCTGAGATCCGTGAGATTGCGACATCACTAGGAATTGAAAAAGGGGAAGAAATAGCTCGTGCCGATGTGATTCGCAGCGTTTTTGAGGAATTTGAAACTCTTTACCAACGTTATTTAAACGAAGGATTCAAACCAATTAAACAGCTATGGGAAAGCCATGCCATTAGTTTAGGAAAACAAATTAAAGCAAGTACCGTTCAAAATGTTTTATATGGGGTTGCAACAGGAATTACTGATGACGGGGTGCTTTTGTTAGAAGATGAAGAAGGAACGGTTCATAAAATTTATTCAGCTGATATTGAATTAAATGTCACAAAAGCGTAA
- the panB gene encoding 3-methyl-2-oxobutanoate hydroxymethyltransferase: MKTSTTFKQMKEKKEPIAMITAYDAPTAKIVEQAGVDMILVGDSLGMVVLGYDSTVPVTIEDMILHTKAVRRGAKDTFVVTDMPFLTYHSSVSETMSHAQSLMQEGGAHAIKLEGNGEVIKMIDHLTAAGVPVVSHLGLTPQSVGVLGGYRVQGKDADSAKQLIEDAKSAERAGAFALVLECVPKQLAAYISEVLSIPVIGIGAGVKTDGQVLVYHDIIGYGSTFTPKFVKQYTEITPVIHNAVNQYVSEVKSLAFPEDKHSFTMKEEHLQHVYGGVKP, translated from the coding sequence ATGAAAACGTCAACAACGTTTAAACAGATGAAGGAAAAAAAAGAACCTATTGCAATGATTACTGCATATGATGCACCAACCGCTAAGATTGTTGAACAAGCAGGGGTAGATATGATCCTGGTCGGTGATTCCCTTGGAATGGTTGTGCTAGGGTATGATTCTACAGTACCTGTTACGATCGAAGATATGATTCTCCATACGAAAGCTGTTCGTCGTGGGGCAAAGGATACATTTGTTGTCACTGATATGCCATTTTTGACGTATCATAGCTCGGTTTCTGAAACGATGTCACATGCCCAATCGTTAATGCAAGAGGGTGGTGCCCATGCGATCAAGTTGGAAGGAAATGGTGAAGTTATCAAGATGATTGACCACTTAACAGCAGCAGGGGTACCAGTAGTGAGTCACCTTGGACTGACACCACAGTCTGTCGGTGTATTAGGAGGATATCGGGTTCAAGGAAAAGATGCCGACAGTGCGAAACAATTGATTGAAGACGCTAAGAGCGCTGAGCGTGCAGGTGCATTTGCACTCGTTCTAGAATGTGTACCTAAGCAACTTGCAGCTTATATTAGCGAAGTGCTTTCAATTCCTGTAATTGGGATTGGTGCTGGAGTGAAAACAGATGGGCAAGTGCTTGTTTATCATGATATTATTGGCTATGGAAGTACATTTACTCCTAAGTTCGTCAAACAGTATACAGAAATCACCCCAGTCATTCACAATGCTGTCAATCAATACGTGTCAGAAGTGAAGAGTTTGGCATTTCCGGAAGATAAACATTCATTCACAATGAAAGAAGAACATCTTCAGCATGTATACGGAGGTGTCAAACCATGA